A single Arthrobacter sp. ERGS1:01 DNA region contains:
- a CDS encoding ABC transporter substrate-binding protein, translating into MKFKFLSVLSVAAAGALVLTACGPNSSTGTGSSAAVVRDGTLNWALSADPGNLFPQSTAFADSRQLVSFGYDSLITVDDNGKPKPWLAEKWTASSTKVTFTLKAGITCSDGSPLTAQTVADNFTWITDTKNASPVLGTFVPAGMTAKADNSARTVTLTSPTPNSFFLELLGQVFIACGKAIASPDKYSSAFDGTGLYTLSAVKPGESYTLTRRDDYTWGPDGTTSKTAGLPKTVTVSVVSDDTTRANLLLTGSINTAAVVGPDAARLDAKGMSGLPLKSGSTELYFNHAASRPASDPAVRKALVQSTNTKVMADIMAGGKSEPFQSLLIGKPTTCAIDDVYKSAPAFDTAAAAKTLDDAGWKVGAGGVRSKDGQALSIKLLYRNSTEKATAFEYLAGEWKKLGVDVTLKGADTAAISGQLSSGTGDWDVVDWYVGAPFPTMLVPSFSGPGSTNFSKINNSTYNEHVILASNKLGTQGCPDWQIAERALVSDADVLGIGWINNTTYTKGFTATRSLQIEPWSIRQSG; encoded by the coding sequence ATGAAGTTCAAATTCCTATCCGTTCTCTCCGTTGCGGCCGCCGGAGCTCTTGTTCTGACGGCCTGCGGCCCCAACAGCAGCACAGGAACGGGCTCTTCAGCGGCTGTTGTGAGAGATGGCACCCTTAATTGGGCACTGTCGGCAGATCCTGGAAACCTGTTTCCGCAGAGTACGGCCTTTGCCGACTCGCGCCAGCTAGTTTCCTTCGGATACGACAGCCTCATCACTGTCGATGACAATGGCAAGCCCAAGCCGTGGTTGGCGGAGAAATGGACTGCGTCATCAACAAAAGTGACGTTTACGCTCAAAGCCGGCATAACGTGCAGCGACGGTTCGCCGCTGACCGCGCAGACTGTGGCAGACAACTTCACCTGGATCACAGATACCAAGAATGCTTCACCCGTGTTGGGTACATTTGTACCTGCGGGAATGACGGCCAAAGCAGACAATTCGGCAAGGACAGTCACGCTGACCTCCCCGACACCGAATTCATTCTTCCTCGAATTGCTTGGTCAAGTGTTCATCGCATGTGGCAAAGCGATCGCCAGCCCTGACAAGTACTCATCCGCGTTTGACGGGACCGGGCTCTACACCCTGTCCGCTGTGAAGCCAGGCGAGAGTTACACGCTGACGCGTCGTGACGATTACACCTGGGGCCCGGACGGGACCACGTCCAAGACTGCCGGTCTTCCTAAAACCGTCACGGTCTCCGTGGTAAGTGATGACACCACGCGGGCCAACCTGCTGTTGACAGGCAGCATCAACACGGCAGCAGTCGTGGGACCAGATGCTGCCCGTCTCGATGCCAAGGGGATGTCCGGGTTGCCACTGAAATCCGGCTCAACGGAGTTGTATTTCAACCACGCTGCTTCCCGGCCAGCCTCTGACCCAGCTGTCCGCAAGGCCCTTGTCCAGAGCACCAACACCAAGGTGATGGCCGATATCATGGCCGGCGGCAAGAGCGAACCATTCCAGTCGCTCCTGATCGGTAAGCCGACGACCTGCGCCATCGATGACGTGTACAAGTCCGCTCCAGCGTTTGATACCGCCGCAGCTGCGAAGACACTGGACGATGCAGGGTGGAAGGTCGGAGCAGGCGGCGTTCGAAGCAAGGACGGACAGGCGCTGTCCATCAAGCTCCTGTACCGTAACAGCACCGAAAAGGCCACAGCGTTCGAGTACTTGGCCGGTGAGTGGAAGAAACTCGGCGTGGATGTAACTCTGAAGGGCGCCGATACGGCTGCGATCTCCGGTCAGCTATCCTCAGGCACCGGAGACTGGGATGTCGTTGACTGGTACGTAGGGGCGCCGTTCCCGACGATGCTCGTCCCGTCCTTCAGCGGGCCCGGATCGACCAATTTCTCGAAGATCAACAACTCCACCTACAACGAGCACGTCATTCTTGCCAGCAACAAGCTCGGCACCCAAGGATGCCCGGATTGGCAGATTGCGGAGCGCGCCCTGGTATCAGACGCCGACGTCCTTGGTATCGGGTGGATCAACAACACCACATATACAAAAGGGTTCACCGCGACTCGGTCACTCCAGATCGAACCGTGGTCGATTCGGCAGTCGGGCTAA
- a CDS encoding ABC transporter permease, with protein sequence MKNTISTAPPDTLDAVVVSEVPLPTDVVAQPATKAAGTNPWVSYLTRRLMRLVASVVVLVTAAYLMVRLLPGDPARLSLGPEATAEQVALRRAELGLDTSVVTQYFHFWENLFHGDLGMSYSTRLPVFDVIAQRMPATLEIAVLSIIVILVVGIPLGMAMGEATRGGRNRWLDAVFSSITGLLTVAPVFVIAAISIYMFAISSPVFPVAGRSGPSSYVLPVLALSLSSTCALARIVRAETFNVLEADYVRTARAKRMRKARLFFHQVLPNLVTPTLTFAGLLFGGLIAGSVFVETVFAWPGMGPVVVGSITNRDYPLVQGIVLVYGVLILLINLVVDLLIAMFDPRSRITKL encoded by the coding sequence ATGAAGAACACGATTTCAACGGCACCGCCCGATACTCTAGACGCCGTGGTGGTTTCTGAGGTGCCTTTGCCTACGGATGTGGTTGCACAGCCGGCGACGAAAGCCGCCGGCACCAATCCCTGGGTGAGCTATTTGACCAGGCGCCTCATGCGGCTAGTGGCCTCAGTCGTTGTACTGGTCACGGCAGCGTATCTCATGGTGCGCTTGCTGCCGGGAGATCCCGCACGGCTTTCGCTTGGTCCTGAGGCCACGGCCGAGCAGGTCGCCCTCCGGCGCGCCGAACTCGGTCTGGACACGTCAGTGGTCACGCAGTATTTCCACTTCTGGGAGAACCTATTCCACGGTGATCTCGGAATGTCATACAGCACGCGTCTTCCGGTGTTTGATGTCATTGCCCAGCGGATGCCAGCAACGTTAGAAATCGCGGTTCTGTCGATCATCGTGATTCTCGTGGTCGGCATTCCATTGGGCATGGCAATGGGTGAAGCGACACGCGGCGGCCGGAACAGGTGGCTGGACGCGGTGTTCTCCAGTATCACCGGACTCCTGACGGTCGCGCCGGTGTTCGTTATTGCGGCCATCTCGATATACATGTTCGCGATCTCCTCTCCCGTCTTCCCAGTGGCAGGACGTTCAGGTCCGTCGTCATATGTACTTCCCGTCCTGGCGCTGTCGCTTAGCTCGACCTGTGCTCTTGCCCGGATTGTTCGTGCCGAAACATTCAATGTGCTTGAGGCTGACTACGTCAGGACTGCGAGGGCAAAACGTATGAGGAAGGCCCGACTCTTTTTTCACCAGGTTCTGCCGAATCTGGTGACTCCGACTCTGACGTTTGCGGGCTTGCTGTTTGGTGGGCTGATTGCGGGCAGCGTCTTTGTCGAAACGGTGTTTGCCTGGCCGGGTATGGGACCGGTGGTGGTTGGCTCCATCACGAATCGAGACTATCCCCTGGTACAGGGCATCGTTCTGGTCTATGGAGTCCTCATTCTGCTGATCAATCTTGTGGTCGATCTCCTGATTGCGATGTTTGACCCGCGCTCCCGAATTACAAAACTTTAG
- a CDS encoding TM0106 family RecB-like putative nuclease — translation MFLLDSPAGGAAPLIFSASDLVVASECEYRTLRILDEKLGRADKPGFPQDAMLQRASELGDAFEHKILNELITEHGVWDPATGRGVKVIDRGPLSWSGLEAKREETLAALRGGADVVFQATFFDGSLVGFADFLVKQPDGGYAVWDTKLARHARVSALLQLAAYGDQLKKYGIPTAPVTTLVLGDRSRSDHPMPDLLPVFRERRDHFLALTARHRAQPRQVAWRQEGVSYCGRCDYCAQQVREHQDLLLVNGMTGSQRSKLLTRGITTVDELADMPAEAANGPLSRLRDQARMQLGRETVDGSAFAGPDAHPVSYKVLRNSVSHLPAPSDGDIFFDFEGDPLWQDPATEKWGIEYLFGSIEAPVPGTPAGTKEVFKPFWAHSVSGERQAFVDFLAYVQTRRERHPDMHVYHYAPYEKSALRNLSVFHGVGEDTVDDWLRTGLLVDLLDTVRQSVRISEASYSIKKLEPFYMPAARSGDVKDAGASVVAYALYCAARDAGLAGDTARAAEAEQILQSIADYNEYDCLSTLRLRDWLFQIGGATVADTWTAGSGKLEVAEAKEGGYEPTEDELKLQAFIENLRGQKDRAPSNDETAIEMVAAAAGYHRREDKQFWWGHFDRLGSAVDDWSEERNIFRVQSAEVVEDWAKATPRSKTETRTVRLRGTSTEGSDFRPGSSWFGMFDAPLPEGLGEDSENPRQRDGLFNVTIVADETDPETPDLDTLLVTEKSTMKVPAYQQLPMTLTPNKPVPTASIRAALAALANTVGNNLPHLPKHPGLEILRKAAPRLDDGGSLPSAVVPSDGHSLQQVDYIGAITDAVRRLDYSYLAVQGPPGTGKTHVGSHVIANLVAAGWKVGVVGQSHAVVENILRAAIEKAGVDPQRVGKKLAAPHEVPWEIKDDKQFGRLLGAEGGALIGGTAWTMTGANVPAGSLDLLVIDEAGQYSLANTLAVAQAAKRLLLLGDPQQLPQVTQGSHPAPVDESALGWLSAGHATLPAELGYFLADSWRMHPELCSAVSQLSYDGKLESAPAASLRHLAGWPAGVETVMVGQPADGEGGGVQSSPAEAAEVVAQAKAHLGLMWTPGPGAAPRPLTQEDILVVAAYNAQVHLVRTTLDAAGLSGVRAGTVDKFQGQEAPVVLVTMACADPSGAPRGMEFLLNRNRINVAVSRGQWRAVIIRSPELTNFMPTKPSGMAELGAFIGLCNRGD, via the coding sequence ATGTTTTTGCTTGACTCCCCCGCGGGCGGCGCGGCGCCGCTGATATTTTCGGCGTCGGACCTGGTGGTGGCCAGCGAGTGTGAATACCGCACACTGCGGATCCTGGACGAGAAGCTGGGGCGGGCGGACAAGCCCGGATTCCCGCAGGACGCCATGCTCCAGCGGGCTTCGGAACTCGGCGATGCCTTTGAGCACAAGATCCTCAACGAACTCATCACCGAACACGGCGTCTGGGATCCCGCCACGGGCCGCGGCGTCAAAGTGATTGACCGGGGCCCCTTGAGCTGGTCCGGCCTTGAGGCCAAACGGGAGGAGACGCTGGCGGCGTTGCGGGGCGGGGCCGACGTCGTTTTTCAGGCCACGTTCTTTGACGGATCGCTCGTGGGGTTCGCGGATTTCCTGGTGAAGCAGCCCGACGGCGGCTATGCCGTGTGGGACACGAAGTTGGCCCGCCACGCCCGGGTGAGTGCACTACTTCAGCTGGCCGCCTACGGGGACCAACTGAAGAAATACGGCATCCCCACGGCACCCGTGACAACCCTGGTATTGGGGGACAGGAGCCGCAGCGACCACCCCATGCCGGATCTGTTGCCGGTGTTCCGGGAGCGCCGCGACCACTTTCTGGCGCTGACCGCCCGGCACCGCGCCCAGCCCCGGCAAGTCGCCTGGCGGCAGGAGGGCGTCAGTTACTGCGGCCGGTGCGACTACTGCGCCCAGCAGGTTCGGGAGCACCAGGATCTGCTGCTGGTCAACGGCATGACGGGCTCGCAGCGCAGCAAGCTCCTCACGAGGGGCATCACGACCGTCGACGAGCTCGCGGACATGCCCGCCGAAGCGGCCAACGGTCCCCTGTCCCGGCTTCGCGACCAGGCCCGCATGCAGTTGGGTCGGGAAACGGTGGACGGCTCGGCCTTCGCCGGCCCCGACGCGCATCCCGTCAGCTACAAGGTCCTGCGGAACAGTGTCAGCCACCTTCCCGCACCCAGTGACGGCGACATCTTCTTTGACTTCGAGGGGGACCCCCTCTGGCAGGATCCAGCCACCGAAAAGTGGGGCATCGAGTACCTGTTCGGCTCCATCGAGGCCCCCGTGCCAGGCACACCCGCGGGCACGAAGGAGGTGTTCAAGCCGTTCTGGGCGCACTCGGTCAGCGGGGAGCGCCAGGCATTCGTGGATTTCCTTGCGTACGTCCAAACCCGCCGCGAACGCCACCCGGACATGCACGTCTACCACTATGCGCCATATGAGAAATCGGCGCTGCGCAACCTTTCCGTCTTCCACGGCGTGGGCGAGGACACCGTCGATGACTGGTTGCGCACGGGCCTGCTGGTGGACCTGCTGGACACGGTGCGCCAGTCGGTGCGCATCTCCGAGGCGTCGTACTCCATCAAAAAGCTGGAGCCGTTCTACATGCCGGCCGCCCGTTCGGGCGACGTGAAGGACGCCGGCGCGTCCGTGGTGGCCTACGCCCTGTACTGTGCCGCGCGCGACGCCGGATTGGCCGGGGACACTGCCAGGGCCGCCGAGGCGGAGCAGATTCTGCAGTCCATCGCCGACTACAACGAATACGATTGCCTCTCCACCCTGCGGCTGCGGGACTGGCTGTTCCAGATAGGCGGTGCCACCGTTGCGGACACCTGGACCGCGGGCAGCGGCAAGCTGGAGGTTGCCGAGGCAAAGGAGGGCGGCTACGAACCCACCGAGGACGAACTCAAGCTCCAGGCGTTCATCGAGAACCTTCGGGGGCAAAAGGACCGCGCCCCCAGCAACGACGAAACCGCCATCGAGATGGTGGCCGCCGCGGCCGGTTACCACCGCCGCGAGGACAAGCAGTTTTGGTGGGGGCACTTTGACCGGCTGGGCAGCGCCGTTGACGACTGGTCCGAGGAACGCAATATCTTTCGGGTCCAGTCAGCCGAGGTCGTGGAGGACTGGGCCAAGGCGACACCGCGTTCCAAAACAGAGACCCGCACGGTCCGGCTGAGAGGCACCTCCACCGAGGGCTCGGACTTCCGCCCGGGGTCGTCCTGGTTCGGCATGTTTGACGCGCCCCTCCCCGAGGGCTTGGGTGAGGATTCGGAGAATCCACGCCAACGCGACGGGCTGTTCAACGTCACCATCGTGGCGGACGAGACAGATCCGGAAACACCCGATCTAGACACACTGCTCGTCACGGAAAAGTCCACGATGAAAGTCCCCGCCTACCAGCAGCTCCCGATGACGCTGACGCCCAACAAACCGGTACCAACCGCCAGCATCCGGGCCGCCCTGGCAGCCCTCGCCAACACCGTCGGCAACAATCTGCCGCACCTGCCCAAACATCCGGGCCTGGAGATCCTCCGCAAGGCCGCGCCCAGGCTGGACGACGGCGGCTCCCTTCCCTCCGCCGTCGTGCCTTCGGACGGGCACAGCCTCCAACAGGTGGACTACATTGGCGCCATTACCGACGCCGTGCGCCGGCTGGACTACTCCTACCTGGCAGTCCAGGGCCCGCCAGGCACGGGCAAGACCCATGTGGGTTCCCATGTGATTGCCAATTTGGTGGCCGCCGGTTGGAAGGTCGGCGTGGTGGGGCAATCGCACGCCGTGGTGGAAAACATCCTCCGGGCCGCCATCGAGAAGGCCGGCGTGGATCCCCAACGGGTGGGCAAGAAGCTGGCCGCGCCGCACGAGGTGCCGTGGGAGATCAAGGACGACAAACAATTTGGCAGGCTGCTCGGCGCGGAGGGCGGCGCCTTGATTGGCGGCACCGCGTGGACCATGACGGGCGCCAACGTGCCGGCCGGCTCGCTGGACCTGTTGGTCATTGACGAGGCCGGGCAGTATTCGCTGGCCAACACGCTCGCGGTGGCGCAGGCGGCCAAACGGCTGTTGCTGTTGGGGGATCCGCAGCAACTGCCGCAGGTCACGCAGGGGTCCCACCCGGCGCCGGTGGACGAGTCCGCGCTGGGCTGGTTGTCCGCCGGCCACGCCACGCTGCCGGCCGAGCTGGGCTACTTCCTGGCCGATTCCTGGCGCATGCACCCCGAGCTGTGCTCCGCCGTCTCGCAGTTGAGTTACGACGGCAAGCTGGAATCCGCGCCCGCCGCGTCGCTGCGCCACTTGGCGGGATGGCCCGCGGGCGTGGAGACGGTCATGGTGGGGCAACCGGCTGACGGCGAAGGGGGCGGCGTGCAGTCCTCGCCCGCCGAAGCGGCCGAAGTCGTGGCCCAGGCGAAGGCGCACCTTGGCCTGATGTGGACCCCCGGGCCCGGTGCGGCGCCGCGCCCGCTCACCCAGGAGGACATCCTGGTGGTCGCCGCCTACAACGCCCAGGTCCACCTGGTCCGGACCACGCTCGACGCCGCCGGGCTGAGCGGCGTGCGGGCAGGCACCGTTGACAAGTTCCAGGGCCAGGAGGCGCCCGTGGTGCTCGTGACCATGGCCTGCGCGGACCCGTCGGGAGCCCCGCGCGGCATGGAATTCCTGCTCAACCGCAACCGCATCAACGTGGCGGTTTCCCGCGGCCAGTGGCGGGCCGTGATCATCCGCTCCCCCGAACTGACCAACTTCATGCCCACCAAACCGTCGGGCATGGCGGAGCTGGGTGCGTTCATTGGGTTATGCAACCGCGGCGACTGA
- a CDS encoding dipeptide/oligopeptide/nickel ABC transporter permease/ATP-binding protein yields MTTLTTVAPATRRIRSFVHQMRTPTGAIAVIGTVLLVGLAIFAPVLWGAEASAVNVEVIARGPSAEHLLGTDSAGRDILLRTLVAARTSLMYGMLATLIGVTLGVIVGCLPSVLPQWIGRLLTAAVNMLVAFPALLLILFLAVFFGEGATGAVFALGLAMMPSIARLCQTMTASVVGRDFVSAAKVLGVPRTAILFRHIVPSITDVVVVNATMAAASSLTAMAGLSFLGIGLQAPAYDWGRLLSEGLDRMYVSPAAALAPAIAVTLAGVVLTMLGDTIGRAVGVTPVISMRKLAGLATRSAKSEPDREAVPDPEAVLSVRDLHVSFPALGKWVTPVRGVSFDIARGERVGIVGESGSGKSLTALAVAQLIEYPGRVEADAIVFDGVDYAGMSEREVASHAADLGLKMSMVFQDPMSSLNPSLRVGPQVAETARLHGGAIRSKASDQATDRLAEVGIQNPKMRARQYPFQFSGGMRQRAMIAMGLMGTPKLVIADEPTTALDATVQRTVMQVLDRVAVEHGSAVMFISHDIALVTGFCERVLVMYHGEIVEDISSADLVAGSAVHPYTKALVASIPTLTTDRSRPMATVADFMKEDKA; encoded by the coding sequence ATGACTACACTCACTACCGTCGCGCCGGCGACCCGGCGGATACGATCATTTGTTCACCAGATGCGAACACCGACAGGAGCCATCGCCGTTATCGGCACGGTCCTCTTGGTCGGGCTCGCAATCTTCGCTCCCGTACTTTGGGGCGCCGAAGCCAGTGCTGTCAACGTCGAGGTGATTGCTCGCGGGCCAAGTGCCGAGCACCTTCTGGGGACCGATTCTGCTGGCCGCGACATCCTGCTCCGTACCCTGGTGGCCGCGCGTACATCATTGATGTACGGCATGCTTGCGACCCTTATCGGTGTGACACTCGGGGTGATTGTGGGCTGCCTTCCGAGCGTTCTGCCGCAGTGGATCGGCCGGCTCCTGACCGCAGCCGTCAACATGCTCGTAGCGTTTCCCGCCCTGCTTCTAATTCTGTTCCTTGCGGTGTTTTTTGGGGAGGGTGCTACCGGGGCGGTCTTTGCGCTGGGATTGGCTATGATGCCGAGCATCGCAAGACTGTGCCAGACGATGACCGCGAGCGTCGTTGGACGGGATTTCGTTAGCGCTGCGAAAGTCCTCGGCGTGCCGCGGACAGCGATCCTGTTCCGGCACATCGTCCCGAGCATTACTGACGTTGTTGTGGTCAATGCGACGATGGCGGCCGCCAGCAGCCTGACCGCGATGGCAGGACTGTCGTTCCTCGGGATAGGCCTGCAGGCTCCTGCGTACGATTGGGGCCGACTTTTGTCCGAGGGTCTCGACCGCATGTATGTGTCGCCCGCGGCCGCGTTGGCGCCGGCAATTGCTGTCACCCTGGCCGGAGTCGTGCTGACCATGCTCGGTGATACGATCGGCCGCGCAGTCGGTGTGACACCAGTTATCTCGATGCGCAAGCTGGCCGGTTTGGCCACCCGATCGGCAAAGTCCGAGCCGGATAGGGAGGCGGTGCCGGATCCCGAAGCCGTTTTGTCGGTTCGCGATCTTCACGTGTCGTTCCCGGCTTTGGGCAAGTGGGTAACGCCGGTTCGCGGGGTAAGTTTCGATATTGCACGCGGAGAGCGTGTGGGAATCGTCGGGGAATCGGGTTCAGGCAAGAGCCTCACAGCCCTGGCTGTTGCTCAGCTCATCGAGTACCCAGGAAGGGTCGAGGCAGACGCCATCGTATTTGATGGGGTCGACTACGCGGGAATGAGTGAACGCGAAGTTGCGTCCCATGCCGCTGACCTGGGTCTGAAGATGTCAATGGTGTTCCAAGACCCAATGTCCTCGCTTAATCCCTCGCTCCGCGTGGGTCCGCAGGTCGCTGAGACGGCCCGCCTCCACGGTGGAGCCATTCGATCAAAGGCCAGCGATCAGGCCACTGACAGGCTAGCCGAAGTGGGCATCCAGAACCCCAAGATGCGGGCCCGCCAGTATCCGTTCCAATTCTCGGGTGGTATGCGGCAGCGCGCCATGATCGCCATGGGTTTGATGGGAACACCGAAGCTCGTCATCGCCGATGAACCCACTACAGCATTGGACGCGACGGTTCAACGCACGGTGATGCAGGTCCTGGACCGCGTTGCCGTAGAACACGGGTCAGCGGTCATGTTTATCTCACACGACATTGCACTCGTGACTGGATTCTGTGAACGGGTTCTGGTGATGTATCACGGTGAAATTGTAGAGGACATATCAAGCGCCGACCTGGTTGCAGGGAGCGCCGTTCACCCCTATACGAAGGCTTTGGTAGCCTCGATTCCCACGCTGACGACCGACCGTTCGCGTCCTATGGCTACCGTTGCCGACTTCATGAAGGAGGACAAGGCATGA
- a CDS encoding serine hydrolase domain-containing protein, translating into MAFQLLDDFLASQAWQNRIDALAKKYSVPGVQVGVIALDGEGRPDMRVMTTGVTSLATGIEVTPDTLFQYGSISKVWTTTLIMQLVDEGKLTLETPVVEILPEFSIADIANTKKITIRHLLTHTSGIDGDLFTDTGDNDDCVEKYVDELATAISVTPAGGQLSYSNSAFTVAGRIIEVLRGKPWDDVVVERLVRPLGLTHLITRTKEAPLFSTAVGHLANPDTASADKVIPATRWMLPRSIGPAGSITGSMSSLLKFAAAHLRDGLALSGERILSVESTRLMRAPQFDLTAVSTVDQAWGLGWVLSDWGTVRSAYHGGATIGQIARLQTFPQLQMAIAVLTNSRGGSGLAEEIETAISVELGLAVPKPVAESPAESCDLTQILGTYESTSNSYELALDDGRYYLTAIEKADVNGEPQAPPFPVVPLSNTRFLIEMDGKSYEFTHLLLDGNRYLYSTRLYKLTSD; encoded by the coding sequence ATGGCATTCCAACTCCTCGACGATTTTCTTGCCTCGCAGGCATGGCAGAACCGGATCGATGCTCTGGCAAAAAAGTACTCCGTACCTGGTGTGCAGGTGGGGGTGATCGCATTGGACGGCGAGGGTCGACCAGACATGCGTGTCATGACCACGGGCGTGACGAGTCTTGCAACCGGAATTGAGGTAACTCCCGACACACTCTTCCAATACGGATCCATCAGCAAAGTCTGGACAACGACGCTGATCATGCAGCTCGTCGATGAAGGCAAACTGACACTGGAGACTCCTGTGGTGGAGATCCTGCCGGAGTTCTCCATCGCCGATATCGCGAACACCAAAAAAATCACAATCCGCCATCTCCTGACCCATACCAGCGGCATAGATGGAGATCTGTTTACCGATACCGGCGACAACGACGACTGCGTGGAGAAATATGTTGATGAACTTGCCACCGCCATCAGCGTCACTCCGGCCGGCGGTCAGCTAAGCTACAGCAACTCGGCATTTACAGTCGCCGGCCGGATTATCGAAGTCCTGCGTGGCAAGCCATGGGACGACGTCGTCGTGGAGAGGCTTGTCCGGCCGCTCGGGTTAACGCACCTCATTACCCGGACGAAAGAGGCGCCGCTGTTCAGTACCGCCGTCGGTCACCTCGCCAATCCAGACACTGCATCAGCAGACAAGGTTATTCCCGCGACCCGATGGATGCTGCCACGATCCATCGGACCCGCCGGCAGCATCACCGGCTCCATGTCGTCGCTACTGAAATTCGCGGCGGCCCATCTGCGGGATGGCTTGGCGCTGAGCGGAGAACGCATACTGTCCGTGGAGTCCACGAGGCTCATGCGGGCACCACAGTTTGATCTGACTGCGGTCTCGACAGTGGACCAAGCCTGGGGGCTGGGCTGGGTTCTATCGGATTGGGGAACTGTGAGGTCGGCCTATCATGGCGGAGCGACGATCGGGCAGATCGCCCGACTTCAAACGTTTCCGCAACTGCAAATGGCGATCGCAGTGTTGACGAACTCGCGCGGAGGCTCGGGGCTGGCTGAGGAGATCGAGACTGCAATCAGTGTCGAACTGGGGTTGGCCGTCCCCAAGCCTGTGGCTGAGTCGCCTGCCGAATCATGCGACCTGACACAGATTCTGGGGACCTATGAGTCGACGTCCAACAGCTATGAGCTGGCCCTTGATGATGGCCGGTACTACCTCACCGCCATCGAGAAAGCGGATGTCAACGGTGAGCCGCAAGCTCCACCGTTTCCAGTCGTTCCTTTGTCAAACACCAGGTTCCTCATTGAAATGGACGGAAAGTCATACGAATTTACCCATCTCCTGCTTGACGGAAACCGCTATCTCTACAGCACCCGCTTGTACAAACTCACGAGCGACTAG
- a CDS encoding ABC transporter ATP-binding protein → MTTLEFRDLVVDFGRGPKTVHAVKGVSFIVPQGSTVGVLGESGSGKSTIARVAVGLEHATSGDILLDGRSLLQSNRAGRMHRRQVQMVFQDPYSSLNPRMTIGDSIAEGLHASYRRSKQRVPSRRKVEAETQELLSLVGLDSSYAAHYPRRLSGGQRQRVALARALGAKPSVLLADEITSALDVSVQGTVLNLFRKLQSELGFTALFISHNLAVVRYACDFVAVMDKGDLVEFGPVDEVLTTPKHPSTRALIEAVPEMGKPLFVPAR, encoded by the coding sequence ATGACTACGCTCGAGTTTCGCGACCTGGTGGTCGATTTCGGACGTGGACCCAAAACCGTCCATGCCGTCAAAGGCGTCAGCTTCATCGTTCCCCAGGGAAGTACAGTCGGTGTTCTGGGCGAGTCAGGATCCGGGAAGTCCACAATAGCCCGTGTGGCAGTGGGGCTGGAACACGCGACCTCCGGTGACATCCTGCTCGATGGACGTTCTCTGTTGCAGTCAAACCGGGCGGGACGGATGCATCGACGCCAGGTTCAAATGGTTTTTCAGGATCCATATTCGTCACTGAACCCTCGGATGACCATCGGAGATTCAATCGCCGAGGGGCTGCATGCCAGCTACCGCAGATCCAAGCAACGAGTACCCTCGCGTCGAAAGGTAGAGGCAGAGACGCAGGAATTGCTCAGCCTTGTGGGCCTCGATTCTTCCTACGCGGCACACTACCCTCGGCGGTTGTCGGGGGGGCAGAGGCAACGGGTCGCACTGGCTCGGGCGCTTGGCGCAAAACCGTCCGTGTTGCTTGCTGACGAGATTACCTCTGCCCTGGATGTCTCGGTACAAGGAACGGTCCTCAATCTCTTTCGCAAACTCCAGTCCGAGCTTGGCTTCACGGCGTTGTTCATTTCGCACAACCTTGCTGTCGTCAGATATGCCTGCGACTTCGTTGCGGTAATGGACAAGGGCGATCTGGTTGAGTTCGGGCCCGTCGATGAAGTTCTCACTACACCAAAGCACCCATCGACTCGTGCACTGATCGAAGCAGTCCCCGAGATGGGCAAACCGTTGTTCGTCCCCGCTCGGTGA